The segment CGGGGATGCCGTCCGGGATGAACTCGAGCGACGGCGTGAGGCGAGCCGTGATGTTCTTGCCCACCTCGGTGCGGAGCATGCCCGTGGCCGACTTGAGGGCGGCGGCGGAGTCGGCGCGCTCTTCGTCGGTGCCGTAGACCGTGTAGAAGATCGAGGCGTGCTGCAGGTCGCCCGTCACCTTCACGTCGGTGATCGTGACGAAGCCGATGCGGGGGTCTTTGATCCCTTTCTCGAGCCGTCGCGCGACGATCTCCTGGATGCGGTCGGCCATCTTGCTGGCGCGCTGTACGTCGACCATGACTTGCTTCCTTTCACAGGCCCGGCCCCGCACGCGATATGCGTGCGGGGCCAGGTCCAGGCGGAGACGCGGTGGAATCCCAAACGGAGGGAGGGGGGTGATAGCGGGGCTATCGACCCCCTCCGACGACGCCGGAGAGTGCCGCTTCTACGCTCGGACCTTTTCGACCATCTCGATTGTTTCGATTTCGTCGCCGATCTGGATGTCGTTGAACTTCCCGAGACCGATACCGGCCTCGAAGTCCGTCCGAACCTCGGTGACGTCGTCCTTGAAGCGACGCAGCGAGTCGATGGCGAGGCTGTCGCCGACCACGACGCCGTCGCGGATGACGCGCGCCTTGGCGTTGCGCGTGATCGTTCCGGAACGGACGATGACACCGGCGATGTTGCCGACCTTCGAGGAGCGGAAGATCTCGCGGATCTCCGCCACACCCGACTGGACCTCTTCGAACTCGGGCTTGAGCATGCCCTTGAGCGAGTTCTCGATGTCCTCCAGCGCGGAGTAGATGACCGAGTAGAAGCGGATGTCCACTCCCTCGCGGGCAGCACGCTCGCGCGCCTTCGTGTCGGGGCGGACGTTGAACCCGATGATGATCGCGTTGTCGACCGTCGCCAGGTTGACGTCGCTCTCGGTGACCGCACCCACACCGCGGTGGATGATGCGCAGCTGCACGCTGTCGTCCACCTCGATCTTGAGCAGCGACTCCTCGAGCGCCTCGACGGCACCGGAGACGTCACCCTTGATGATGAGGTTGAGCGCTTCGACCTTGCCCTCTTCGAGAGCGCGGGTGAAGTCCTCGAGCGAGATGCGCTTGCGGGCCTTGGCCAGCTGGGCGTTGCGCTCGACGGCTTCGCGCTTCTCGGCGATCTGACGGGCCGTGCGGTCCTCCTCGGTGACGAGGAAGGTGTCGCCGGCTCGCGGAACGCTCGAGAGGCCCTGCACCTGGACCGGACGCGAGGGGTAGGCCTCGTCGACCGCGTCGCCGTTCTCGTCCATCATGGCGCGGACGCGGCCGTAGGCCGTCCCCGCGACGATGGCGTCGCCGACGCGCAGGGTTCCGGACTGGATGAGGACCGTCGCGACGGCACCGCGACCCTTGTCGAGTCGGGCCTCGATCGCGACACCGCGGGCGTCCTTCGTCGGGTTGGCACGGAGGTCGAGCCCGGCGTCGGCGGTCAGCAGCACGGCTTCGAGGAGAGCCTCGATGTTCGTGTTGTTGCGCGCCGAGACGTCGACGAACATGACGTCCCCGCCGTACTCCTCCGCGACGAGACCGTACTCGGTGAGCTGCTGACGGACCTTGGCGGGGTTGGCCCCCTCCTTGTCGATCTTGTTCACCGCGACCACGATCGGCACGTTCGCCGCCTGGGCGTGGTTCAGGGCCTCCACCGTCTGCGGCATGATGCCGTCGTCGGCCGCGACCACGAGGATCGCGATGTCGGTTACCTGGGCACCACGGGCACGCATGGCGGTGAACGCCTCGTGGCCCGGGGTGTCGATGAAGGTGATGGCGCGCTCGACACCCTCGTGCGGAGCCCACACCTGGTAGGCGCCGATGTGCTGGGTGATGCCACCGGCCTCGCCGTCGACGACGTTCGCGTTGCGGATCGCGTCGAGGAGTCGGGTCTTACCGTGGTCGACGTGACCCATGACGGTGACGACGGGCGGCCGGATCTCCAGCACGTCGTCGTCTTCGTCTTCGAGCTCCTGCTCGAGGTCGATGTCGAAGCCCTCGAGGAGCTCCTTGTCCTCATCCTCGGGAGAGACGACCTGGATCTTGTAGCCGAGCTCCTCGCCGAGCACCTCGAAGGTGGCCTCGTCAAGCGACTCCGTCGCCGTGGCCATCTCACCGAGGTGGAACAGCACGGTCACGAGGTTGCCAGGGCTGGCGTCGATCTTGTCGGCGAAGTCGCTGATGGACGCACCGCGACGCAGTCGGACGATGGTCGAGCCGTCACCGCGAGGAACGCTGACACCGCCGAGCGACGGCGCCTGACGCATCTCGAATTCGGCCCTCTTCGTCCGCTTCGACTTGCGCGCCTTGCTCTTGCCGCCGCCGCGACCGAACGCACCGGCCGTGCCGCCGCCGGGACCACGTCCGCGACCGCCGCCGCCACCCGCAGGGCGGGGGCTGGTGAAGCCGGGACGGAAGCCGCCGGGGGCACCTGCGCCGGCACCGGGGCCGCCGCCGGGGCGCTGGAAGCCACCGCCGCCGGGGCGTCCGCCGGCACCCGCGGGGCGCTGGCCGAAACCACCGGGGCGCGGTGCGCCGGGACGCGGAGCACCCGGACGCGGGGCGCCGGGGCGAGGAGCCTGGGGACGCGGACCTGCTGCGCCGCCCGGACGCGGACCGGCAGCGCCGGTCCCGCCGGGACGCGGAGCCGTGGGACGGCCCATGCCCTGGTTGGAGCTGTAGGGGTTGTTTCCCGGGCGCGGGGCGCCGGGTCGGGGCGCCGCACCTGCGGGGCGGGGTGCACCTGGGGTCGCCGCGGGAGCGTCGGCCGCCGGCTTCGGGGCGTTGCGCGCCGCCTCGGCCTGAGCCTGACGCTCGGCGACCGTCAGCGGAGCGGGTGCGACCTGAGGTGCCTCGGCCGCGGGGGCCTCGACCTCGACGGCGGGGGCCTCCTCCTTCGCGGCGGGGCGGGGAGCCGGCGCCGGAGCGGGGGTGGGCGCCGCGGGGCGCGGCGCACCGGGACGGGGGGCGCCGGATGCGGGTGCCTGAGCCTTCGCGGCGGGCGCCTTGGCGGCGGCCTGCGTCGAGCCCTGGGCCTTGGTGCCCTGGTCGGCGAATGCCGCACGCAGCTTGCGCGCGACGGGGGGCTCGATGCTGGACGACGGGCCCTTGACGAACTCGCCCATCTCTTTCAGCTTCTCGAGTGCGATCTTGCTTTCGATACCGAGCTCGCTGGCGATCTCGTGTACGCGTGGTTTAGCCACTGTTCTCCTGTCTCGGGCCTCCACCCGGGAACAGGGGAGACCTTCAGTTGTGGACGGAACTCATTTCGAGCCGCTCATTAGTTGTCCATAAGCCGTTCAGCCTTTACTTGATGCGCGTCGACGAGATGTCGGCGGCGCGGGATCGTGGAATGGTGCTCACGGGAGGGGATGTTCGAGGCGCTGGAGGTACTCCAGCACCTGGCTGGTGTCAGGCTCCGAGTCGAGCCTCAACGCCCGACGGAATGCCTTGCGCCGAACGGCGGACTCGTAGGCCTGCATCGACGGCTGCAACCAAGCGCCCCGCCCGGGTTCCGTCGCGGTGGAATCCACCACGACGCGACCCTCGTGGGCCACGATCCTCAGAAGAGAGGACCTTGGAGCGCGCGTTCGCGTGCCGATGCACGTTCTGACAGGAATCATCTTACCCCCTGCTCTCTCTCGGACGGGGACGCCACGGGCGAACTCGCATCCTGCGGTCGCGTGTCGCCCGGTCCGTTCATCCCTCGAGACTCCACGAAACGCCGCTCACCTTTCGGGAGAACGCCCGTTCGTGGCGTGTCGCGAGGGCGTCAGTCTTTGAGGACGTCAGCGCCCGACGCCTCAGTCCTCGAGGATCGAGTCGGGCTGGATGTCGATGCGCGCGCCCGTCAGCTTGGCGGCGAGACGGGCGTTCTGGCCCTCCTTGCCGATCGCGAGCGACAGCTGGTAGTCGGGGACGAGCGCCCGGACGGCTTTGGTCGCGGCGTCGATGACGAATGCACTGGACACCTTCGCCGGCGACAGCGCGCTGGCGACGAAGGTCGGGAGATCGGGCGAGTAGTCGACGATGTCGATCTTCTCGTTGTTGAGCTCCGCGGTGACCGCTCGGACACGCTGGCCCAGCTCGCCGATGCACGCGCCCTTGGCGTTCACGCCCGGCTCGGTCGCGCGGACGGCGATCTTCGTCCGGTGTCCGGCCTCGCGGGCGAGCGACACGATCTCGACGACGCCGGAGGCGATCTCGGGCACCTCGAGCGCGAAGAGCTTGCGCACCAGTGACGGGTGGGTCCGCGACACGGTGACCGACGGTCCCTTGAGCCCCTTGCTCACGCTCGTGACGAAGACGCGGATGCGGGTGCCGTGCGCGTAGTTCTCGCCGGGCACCTGCTCCTCGGGAGGCAGGATCGCCTCGAAGGAGCCGAGGTCGACGTGGATCATCCGCGGGTTGGGACCCTGCTGGATGACACCGGCGACGATCTCGCCCTCACGACCTTTGAACTGGCCGAGCACCTTGTCGTCGCCGATGTCGCGCAACCGCTGGTTGATGACCTGCTTGGCGGCGAAGGCCGCGATCCGACCGAAGTCGTCAGGCGTCTCGATCGCCTCGCCGACGACCTCGCCGTTCTCGTCGTGCTCGATCGAGTAGACCGACACGTGACCGGTCTTGCGGTCGAGTTCGACGCGGGCCGAGGGCTTGTCGCCCGGGGCCTCCGGGTGGTCTTCGTGCTTGAGGTAGGCCGTGAGGATGGCCTGCTCGATGATGCGCACGAGTTCGTCGAAGGGAATCTCGCGCTCGCGCTCCATGAGACGCAGCACGCTCAGGTCGATATCCACTGAGGGCCTCCACTATTCAGAATTGTTCGCTGCACGCACGGTGGCGCGCGCAGCACCCCTCTACGGTACCCGAGGTGAGGCGAGTCGGCTGACCGCATCCGCCACGGGGACCGGCGTGCGCTCCCCCGTGCGGCGGTCCCAGAGCTCGACGATCCCCTCGGCGGCGCTGCGCCCGACGATGACGATCCACGGCACGCCGATGAGCTCGGCGTCGCCGAACTTGACGCCGGGCGACACCTTGGGGCGATCGTCGAACAACACGTCGAGACGGTGGGCCTCGAGGTCTCCCACGAGCTTCTCGGCGACGTCGTAGACGACCTGGTCTTTGCCGGTGGCCACGACGTGGACGTCGAACGGCGACACGTTCTCGGGCCAGACGAGGCCCTTCTCGTCGTTGTTGGACTCGGCGATGACGGCCAGGATGCGCGTGATCCCGATCCCGTACGAGCCCATCGTCACCGTCACCTGCTTGCCGTTCTCGTCGAGCACCTTGAGCCCGAGGATCTCGGCGTACTTCCGGCCGAGCTGGAAGACGTGGCCGATCTCCATGCCGCGCGCGGTCTCGATGGGACCGGAGCCGTCGGGCGCAGGATCCCCCTCCCGGACCTGTGCGACCTCGATGGTGCCGTCCGGCGTGAAGTCGCGCCCCGCCACGAGGCCGCGGACGTGGACGCCCTGGACGTTCGCACCGGTCACCCACGCGGATCCCTCGACGACCCGCGGGTCGACGACGTAGCGGATCCCCGACTCCGACTCGGCCCCGAGCACCTGCGGCCCGATGTAGCCCTTGACGAGAGCGGGGTTCTTGGCGAAGTCGGCCTCCGTGGCCTGCTCGACCTCGGCGGGGTAGAACGCCACCTCGACGCGCTTCATGTCGACGTCGCGGTCGCCGGGCAGGCCGACGGCCACGATCTCGCTGGTCCCGTCGAGGTGCGTGAGCGCCAGGATCACGTTCTTGAGCGTGTCGGCGGCGGTCCACGGGCCCTCGGCGCGGGGCACAGTGGCGTTCAGCTCCGCCACGAGCGTGTCGATGGTGGGCGTGTCCGCAGGATCGAGGAGGGTCGCCTCGTCGAGGCCCTCGAGCGGGATCGACGCGGGGACGATCGTGGTGAAGGCCTCGACGTTGGCCGCATAGCCACCCGCGGAGCGCACGAAGGTGTCCTCGCCGACGGGCGTGGGGTGGAGGAACTCCTCGCTCTTCGACCCGCCCATCGCGCCCGCGTCCGCCTTGACGATGACGTACTCGAGGCCGAGCCTCGCGAAGATGCGCTCGTAGGCGTCCCGCTGGATCTGGTAGCTGCGGTCGAGCCCGGCGTCGGTCGCGTCGAACGAGTAGGCGTCCTTCATGGTGAACTCGCGGCCGCGCAGGAGTCCGGCGCGGGGACGCGCCTCGTCGCGGTACTTGTCCTGGATCTGGTAGAGGCTCAGCGGGAGGTCCTTGTAGGACGAGTACAGGTCTTTCACCAGCAGGGTGAAGGCCTCCTCGTGCGTGGGAGCGAGGAGGTAGTCGGCGTCCTTCCGATCCTTGAGCCGGAAGATGCCGTCGCCGTACTCGGTCCAGCGACCGGTGGCCTCGTAGGTCTCGCGCGGCAGGAGCCCGGGGAAGTGGACCTCCTGCGCGCCCGCCCTCTCCATCTCCTCCCGCACGATGCGCTCGATGCGCCCCTTGACCCGGAGACCGAGGGGCAGCCAGGCGAAGATGCCCGGCGCCTGGCGACGGATGTAGCCGGCGCGGACGAGCAGGCGGTGGCTCGTCACCTCCGCGTCGGAGGGATCTTCACGGAGGGTTCGGACGAAGAGCTGAGAGAGGCGCGTGGACACCCCGCTACCTTATCGGCGCGGCTCGGGCACCGCAGAGCCGACCGTCACCAGGGCTTGCCGGAGTAGTCCTTCGGATTCTGCTCGAACGACCGGTTGCGGTCGTTCTGCTGCTGCTGCTGTTTCTGCGCCTGACCGTCTTTCTGCTGGAGCTTGTCGAGAGGGCTCTGTCCCTGGCCGCCTTGCCCCCCGGGCGACGGGTCCTGACCGCCCTGACTCCCCTGGCCCTGGCCGTTCTGCCCGCCGGGGTTCTGCCCGCCGGGTGCGCCGCCCTGGCCGGGCGAGCCCGTCGATCCGCCGGCCTGTTGTTCGGCCTGCTTCTGCTTCTGCTCGAGGCGGCTCTGCGCGTCGTCGAGCGGCTTCTTGCTGTCGGGCGTGGCGGCTTGGTCGGATGATCGGAAGCAGCCGCCGGGTGCGCCCTGGAGGAGTGCCAGCGACTGCTTGTAGAACGCGTCGGCGCGTGCGAACTGCTGATCGAGGACGGCGCTGTCGCCCTGCTGCTCGACGACGAGGACGAGGTCGGTGCGCACGCGGCAGCTCGACGTCGTGTCGCTCGCCGGAACGAGTGCGAGGGCTCGCTCCAGCTCGGAGCGGGACTCCTCCAGGAGGCCGATCTGCCCGAGGGCCGCACCGCGATCGAAGTGCTGCACCCAGCGTTCGACGACGTTCACGACACCGAGGCCGTCCGCGGCGGCGACGCTGTTATCGTACGACCTGGCGCCGTAGGTCGCCTGCGACACGGCGGCGAGCACCGGCATGCTCAGGAGCTTCAGCGCGACGAGGACCACCACGACCACGAAGGGCAGCGAGACGAGCAGGAGGCGCCGGCGGAGGCTCCTGCGATAGGCCACGACCTCGGGGGGCGTCGCCTCCTCGCGCTCGAACGGCTCGATGACCCCCGGCGGCGGGGGCGGGGAGAACAGGGGACGGAGGGTGTCGGTCACGCGTTCTCTCCTCGAGCGGCTCGGGCCCCGCGGCGGAGCCCGGGTCGCTCCCCCGGGCGGGGTCGGACGTCGCCGAGGGCCCGCGCGACGACGGCGATCTCGACGAACAGCAGAAGGAAGAGCGGGATGGCCCCGATCCAGTAGAGATCGATCACGCTGTCGGTGCTCCCGGTCGAGGACGTCACGCGCCCACCCTTCTCGTCGGCGACCACGCCGGCCAGAGAGCCGCCCGCCTCGCGGTGGAGGTAGGGCACGCCGAGCTGCTGGGCCACGGCTCGCAGGGCGCCCTCGTCGATCCGCGAGAGGGCGTCCGGGGAGCCGCTCTGCGTCTTGTCCTTGATGTAGCGATCGGCGGAGTACTCGTCGCCGTAGCCGTCGAACTCCTTCATGCGCCCGCCTGCCGTCGTCCCGTAGCCGAGGACTCCCCCGCCGTCGGTGGCGTTCTTCGCCGCCTGGAAGGAGCCGGGCGAGGTGGCCGCCGTCTGCTC is part of the Frondihabitans sp. 762G35 genome and harbors:
- the nusA gene encoding transcription termination factor NusA codes for the protein MDIDLSVLRLMEREREIPFDELVRIIEQAILTAYLKHEDHPEAPGDKPSARVELDRKTGHVSVYSIEHDENGEVVGEAIETPDDFGRIAAFAAKQVINQRLRDIGDDKVLGQFKGREGEIVAGVIQQGPNPRMIHVDLGSFEAILPPEEQVPGENYAHGTRIRVFVTSVSKGLKGPSVTVSRTHPSLVRKLFALEVPEIASGVVEIVSLAREAGHRTKIAVRATEPGVNAKGACIGELGQRVRAVTAELNNEKIDIVDYSPDLPTFVASALSPAKVSSAFVIDAATKAVRALVPDYQLSLAIGKEGQNARLAAKLTGARIDIQPDSILED
- a CDS encoding proline--tRNA ligase — translated: MSTRLSQLFVRTLREDPSDAEVTSHRLLVRAGYIRRQAPGIFAWLPLGLRVKGRIERIVREEMERAGAQEVHFPGLLPRETYEATGRWTEYGDGIFRLKDRKDADYLLAPTHEEAFTLLVKDLYSSYKDLPLSLYQIQDKYRDEARPRAGLLRGREFTMKDAYSFDATDAGLDRSYQIQRDAYERIFARLGLEYVIVKADAGAMGGSKSEEFLHPTPVGEDTFVRSAGGYAANVEAFTTIVPASIPLEGLDEATLLDPADTPTIDTLVAELNATVPRAEGPWTAADTLKNVILALTHLDGTSEIVAVGLPGDRDVDMKRVEVAFYPAEVEQATEADFAKNPALVKGYIGPQVLGAESESGIRYVVDPRVVEGSAWVTGANVQGVHVRGLVAGRDFTPDGTIEVAQVREGDPAPDGSGPIETARGMEIGHVFQLGRKYAEILGLKVLDENGKQVTVTMGSYGIGITRILAVIAESNNDEKGLVWPENVSPFDVHVVATGKDQVVYDVAEKLVGDLEAHRLDVLFDDRPKVSPGVKFGDAELIGVPWIVIVGRSAAEGIVELWDRRTGERTPVPVADAVSRLASPRVP
- a CDS encoding YlxR family protein, whose product is MIPVRTCIGTRTRAPRSSLLRIVAHEGRVVVDSTATEPGRGAWLQPSMQAYESAVRRKAFRRALRLDSEPDTSQVLEYLQRLEHPLP
- the rbfA gene encoding 30S ribosome-binding factor RbfA, which encodes MVDVQRASKMADRIQEIVARRLEKGIKDPRIGFVTITDVKVTGDLQHASIFYTVYGTDEERADSAAALKSATGMLRTEVGKNITARLTPSLEFIPDGIPENAASIDRLLQEARQRDADSQSLAETAQYAGDADPYVKPREFGEADEADNEADRP
- the infB gene encoding translation initiation factor IF-2 — translated: MAKPRVHEIASELGIESKIALEKLKEMGEFVKGPSSSIEPPVARKLRAAFADQGTKAQGSTQAAAKAPAAKAQAPASGAPRPGAPRPAAPTPAPAPAPRPAAKEEAPAVEVEAPAAEAPQVAPAPLTVAERQAQAEAARNAPKPAADAPAATPGAPRPAGAAPRPGAPRPGNNPYSSNQGMGRPTAPRPGGTGAAGPRPGGAAGPRPQAPRPGAPRPGAPRPGAPRPGGFGQRPAGAGGRPGGGGFQRPGGGPGAGAGAPGGFRPGFTSPRPAGGGGGRGRGPGGGTAGAFGRGGGKSKARKSKRTKRAEFEMRQAPSLGGVSVPRGDGSTIVRLRRGASISDFADKIDASPGNLVTVLFHLGEMATATESLDEATFEVLGEELGYKIQVVSPEDEDKELLEGFDIDLEQELEDEDDDVLEIRPPVVTVMGHVDHGKTRLLDAIRNANVVDGEAGGITQHIGAYQVWAPHEGVERAITFIDTPGHEAFTAMRARGAQVTDIAILVVAADDGIMPQTVEALNHAQAANVPIVVAVNKIDKEGANPAKVRQQLTEYGLVAEEYGGDVMFVDVSARNNTNIEALLEAVLLTADAGLDLRANPTKDARGVAIEARLDKGRGAVATVLIQSGTLRVGDAIVAGTAYGRVRAMMDENGDAVDEAYPSRPVQVQGLSSVPRAGDTFLVTEEDRTARQIAEKREAVERNAQLAKARKRISLEDFTRALEEGKVEALNLIIKGDVSGAVEALEESLLKIEVDDSVQLRIIHRGVGAVTESDVNLATVDNAIIIGFNVRPDTKARERAAREGVDIRFYSVIYSALEDIENSLKGMLKPEFEEVQSGVAEIREIFRSSKVGNIAGVIVRSGTITRNAKARVIRDGVVVGDSLAIDSLRRFKDDVTEVRTDFEAGIGLGKFNDIQIGDEIETIEMVEKVRA